From Stenotrophomonas nitritireducens, the proteins below share one genomic window:
- a CDS encoding DEAD/DEAH box helicase, with the protein MSQDTPAPLLFADLGLSEPVMKAVADVGYETPSPIQAATIPAMLEGRDVLGQAQTGTGKTGAFALPVLSNINLSATKPQVLVLAPTRELAIQVAEAFQTYSASMPGFRVLPVYGGQPYGQQLSALRRGVHVVVGTPGRVIDHLDRGTLDLSELKTLVLDEADEMLRMGFIDDVEAVLKKLPESRQVALFSATMPQQIRRIAQTYLRDPVEVTIQSKTTTSANIRQRYWWVAGMHKLDALTRILEVETFDAMIIFARTKAGTEELASKLQARGMAAAAINGDMQQAQRERTIAMLKEGKLDILVATDVAARGLDVERISHVLNYDIPYDTESYVHRIGRTGRAGRSGEAILFVTPREKGMLRQIERATRQPIEEMQLPTVDAVNDHRVTKFMDRISQTLAAGDMDFYRDLLQRYEGEHNVPAIDIAAALAKLLQGDSPFLLTPPVRERREPSFERNDRNERPARDGGFHRRDERGGDRGDRPARFEPRFERAPRQDDGERAPRPPRGEGDFESRPRREMPPRSAPEFGMETYRIEVGHTHGVKPANIVGAIANEAGLESRFIGRIDIHDGHSVLDLPADMPTDVLQHLKKVWVSGQQLQMRKVEAGEEQGGAAPPFKPRFDKGDGKPGGRPGGPRGPRPGGPGGPGGSRPGGFKPRGPRNY; encoded by the coding sequence ATGTCCCAAGATACCCCCGCGCCGCTGCTGTTTGCAGATCTCGGCCTGTCCGAGCCTGTGATGAAGGCAGTGGCCGATGTCGGTTACGAGACCCCGTCACCGATCCAGGCTGCCACCATTCCCGCCATGCTGGAAGGCCGTGACGTGCTCGGCCAGGCGCAGACCGGCACCGGCAAGACCGGCGCCTTCGCGCTGCCGGTGCTGTCCAATATCAATCTTTCCGCCACCAAGCCGCAGGTGCTGGTGCTGGCGCCGACCCGCGAGCTGGCCATTCAGGTCGCCGAGGCGTTCCAGACCTATTCCGCATCGATGCCGGGCTTCCGCGTGCTGCCGGTTTACGGTGGCCAGCCTTACGGCCAGCAGCTGTCGGCCCTGCGCCGCGGCGTGCATGTCGTGGTTGGCACCCCGGGCCGTGTGATCGATCACCTTGATCGCGGCACCCTGGATCTGTCCGAGCTGAAGACGCTGGTGCTGGACGAAGCCGACGAAATGCTGCGCATGGGCTTCATCGACGACGTCGAAGCCGTGCTCAAGAAGCTGCCGGAAAGCCGTCAGGTGGCGCTGTTCTCGGCCACCATGCCGCAGCAGATCCGCCGCATCGCGCAGACCTACCTGCGCGATCCGGTGGAAGTGACCATCCAGTCCAAGACCACCACCTCGGCCAACATCCGCCAGCGTTACTGGTGGGTGGCCGGCATGCACAAGCTGGATGCGCTGACCCGCATCCTGGAAGTGGAAACCTTCGATGCGATGATCATCTTCGCGCGTACCAAGGCCGGTACCGAAGAACTTGCCAGCAAGCTGCAGGCGCGCGGCATGGCCGCTGCCGCCATCAATGGCGACATGCAGCAGGCGCAGCGTGAGCGCACCATCGCCATGCTGAAGGAAGGCAAGCTCGACATCCTGGTGGCCACCGACGTGGCTGCCCGTGGCCTGGACGTGGAGCGCATCAGCCACGTGCTGAACTACGACATCCCGTACGACACCGAAAGCTACGTGCACCGCATTGGCCGTACCGGCCGTGCCGGCCGCAGCGGCGAGGCGATCCTGTTCGTCACCCCGCGTGAAAAGGGCATGCTGCGCCAGATCGAGCGCGCTACCCGCCAGCCGATCGAAGAAATGCAGCTGCCGACCGTGGATGCGGTCAACGATCACCGCGTGACCAAGTTCATGGACCGCATCAGCCAGACCCTGGCTGCCGGCGACATGGATTTCTACCGCGATCTGCTGCAGCGCTACGAAGGCGAGCACAACGTGCCGGCCATCGATATCGCCGCTGCACTGGCCAAGCTGCTGCAGGGTGATTCGCCGTTCCTGCTGACCCCGCCGGTGCGCGAGCGCCGCGAACCGTCGTTCGAGCGCAATGACCGCAACGAGCGCCCGGCCCGTGACGGTGGTTTCCATCGCCGTGACGAGCGTGGCGGTGACCGTGGTGATCGCCCGGCCCGTTTCGAGCCGCGCTTTGAACGTGCACCGCGCCAGGATGACGGCGAGCGCGCACCGCGTCCGCCGCGTGGCGAAGGTGATTTCGAGTCGCGTCCGCGTCGCGAAATGCCGCCGCGCAGCGCGCCGGAGTTCGGCATGGAGACCTACCGCATCGAAGTGGGCCATACCCATGGCGTGAAGCCGGCCAACATCGTTGGCGCGATTGCCAATGAAGCCGGCCTGGAAAGCCGTTTCATCGGCCGGATCGACATCCATGACGGTCACTCGGTGCTGGACCTGCCGGCTGACATGCCGACCGACGTGCTGCAGCACCTGAAGAAGGTGTGGGTGTCCGGTCAGCAGTTGCAGATGCGCAAGGTGGAAGCGGGCGAAGAGCAGGGTGGCGCAGCGCCGCCGTTCAAGCCGCGCTTCGACAAGGGCGACGGCAAGCCGGGCGGTCGTCCGGGTGGCCCGCGCGGTCCGCGTCCGGGCGGCCCAGGTGGCCCCGGTGGTTCGCGTCCGGGTGGCTTCAAGCCGCGCGGCCCGCGCAACTACTGA
- a CDS encoding RNA-binding S4 domain-containing protein: MQTIDFELDRDYVELKQLLKLTDLVTSGGEAKMIISEGQVSVDGVVELRKACKIRGGQQVQLGDIRINVLADPDPDGDHDDDEDEDE, from the coding sequence ATGCAAACCATCGATTTCGAACTAGACCGCGACTACGTGGAACTGAAGCAGTTGCTGAAGCTGACCGATCTGGTCACCAGTGGCGGCGAGGCCAAGATGATCATCAGCGAGGGCCAGGTCAGTGTCGATGGCGTGGTCGAACTGCGCAAGGCCTGCAAGATCCGCGGCGGCCAGCAGGTCCAACTGGGCGATATACGCATCAACGTGCTTGCCGATCCGGACCCGGACGGCGACCACGATGATGACGAAGACGAAGACGAATGA
- the ubiM gene encoding 5-demethoxyubiquinol-8 5-hydroxylase UbiM, with amino-acid sequence MRKVDVVVVGAGPAGLSLARSLAGSGLSLALVEPQPLAALAEPAFDGREIALTHASRQIMRGMGLWQRIDPAHISPLRSAKVMNGSSPFALGFAAQGEGVDELGWLIPNHLIRRAAWEAVQGQAGLELVDGRSVTAIDAGDACSTVSLSDGSQLGARLVVAADSRFSATRRMMGIGAQMRDFGKSMLVCRMQCERPHEHAAWEWFGYERTLAMLPLPGNQASAVITMPQQQLQHLLALDDADFGRTVSGYFERRLGAMTPVGTRHAYPLVGVYAHRFVGQRYALIGDAAVGMHPVTAHGFNFGLQSQQRLARLLLEAVRGGGDIGADSLLARYQRGHRLATRPLYEVTNAIAGLYNDSRLPARLLRGAALRAAQGVVPFRKLIAGHLTQASA; translated from the coding sequence ATGCGCAAGGTGGATGTGGTGGTGGTGGGAGCGGGGCCGGCGGGGTTGAGTCTGGCCCGCAGTCTGGCCGGCAGCGGGTTGTCGCTGGCGCTGGTGGAGCCGCAGCCGCTGGCGGCGTTGGCTGAGCCGGCATTCGACGGCCGCGAGATCGCCTTGACCCATGCCTCGCGGCAGATCATGCGCGGCATGGGCCTGTGGCAGCGCATCGATCCGGCACACATATCGCCGCTACGCAGTGCCAAGGTGATGAACGGCAGCTCGCCCTTCGCGCTGGGATTTGCGGCGCAGGGCGAGGGTGTCGATGAACTGGGGTGGTTGATCCCCAACCACCTGATCCGGCGCGCGGCCTGGGAGGCGGTGCAGGGGCAGGCTGGGCTGGAGTTGGTGGATGGCCGGTCGGTGACGGCGATCGACGCCGGTGATGCATGCAGCACGGTCAGCCTGAGCGATGGCAGTCAGCTCGGCGCACGCCTGGTGGTGGCCGCCGACAGCCGTTTCTCGGCGACCCGGCGGATGATGGGCATCGGCGCGCAGATGCGTGACTTCGGCAAGTCGATGCTGGTCTGCCGGATGCAATGCGAGCGGCCGCATGAACACGCGGCCTGGGAGTGGTTCGGTTACGAGCGCACCTTGGCGATGTTGCCGCTGCCGGGTAACCAGGCCTCGGCGGTGATCACGATGCCGCAGCAGCAGCTGCAGCATCTGCTGGCACTGGATGATGCTGACTTCGGCCGCACCGTCAGCGGCTATTTCGAGCGGCGGCTGGGGGCGATGACGCCGGTCGGTACGCGCCACGCCTATCCACTGGTGGGGGTGTACGCGCACCGTTTTGTCGGCCAGCGCTATGCGCTGATCGGCGATGCCGCGGTGGGCATGCATCCGGTCACCGCGCACGGTTTCAATTTTGGCCTGCAGAGCCAGCAACGGCTGGCGCGGCTGCTGCTGGAGGCTGTGCGCGGCGGCGGCGATATCGGCGCGGACAGCCTGCTGGCGCGTTACCAGCGCGGCCACCGCCTGGCGACGCGACCGCTGTATGAGGTGACCAACGCCATTGCCGGGCTCTACAACGACAGCCGTCTGCCGGCGCGGTTGCTGCGCGGGGCGGCGTTGCGCGCCGCGCAGGGCGTGGTCCCGTTCAGGAAGTTGATCGCCGGGCATCTGACGCAGGCGAGTGCGTAG
- a CDS encoding DUF4019 domain-containing protein, protein MRSSCLLMALSLALPAAGAFAQAPAAAPAPAAAPARPAAPAATSAAARPAPALSAAQQAQVTKQDAEMTAAAQRVAQLVDNQQAASVWDGASAVARKAVTRDVFANNVNADRAKLGALVSRGKPSITRVQYPAGASVPEGIYLNVSFPTRFANNAQPVRELVSFRLDEDKVWRASGYSVRAASAN, encoded by the coding sequence ATGCGATCCAGTTGTTTGTTGATGGCGTTGTCCCTGGCCCTGCCGGCCGCAGGCGCTTTCGCGCAGGCCCCGGCAGCAGCGCCCGCACCTGCCGCTGCTCCGGCGCGGCCGGCTGCACCTGCGGCCACATCGGCTGCTGCGCGGCCGGCACCGGCCTTGAGCGCGGCGCAGCAGGCGCAGGTGACCAAGCAGGACGCGGAGATGACCGCTGCCGCGCAACGCGTGGCACAGCTGGTGGACAACCAGCAGGCCGCGTCGGTGTGGGACGGTGCTTCGGCGGTCGCGCGCAAGGCGGTGACGCGCGACGTATTCGCCAACAATGTCAACGCCGACCGCGCCAAGCTGGGCGCGCTGGTATCGCGCGGCAAGCCGTCGATCACGCGCGTGCAGTATCCAGCCGGCGCGTCGGTGCCGGAAGGCATCTACTTGAATGTGAGTTTCCCCACCCGTTTCGCCAACAACGCGCAGCCGGTGCGCGAACTGGTGTCGTTCCGTCTGGACGAGGACAAGGTGTGGCGGGCGTCGGGTTACAGCGTGCGTGCGGCCTCGGCCAACTGA